The sequence below is a genomic window from Candidatus Eisenbacteria bacterium.
CCGCGGGGAGGGATGGAGTTGTCCGAGACCCTCCGCCACGAAGAGAAGCAGACGTGCGCGCCATCGCGGCGATCCATGAACTGCGTGGGGAACGCGGCGATTCCGACGCGCGGGGTCAGGTCGTGCAGGCGCACGCCGAGGCTCTCGTCGCCGTAGAAGGCGATCGGCCGGATGTAGACGTCCTGCTCGAGACCCTCCTTGCGCAACAGGTCGATCACGCCGCGGGTGAGGTCGTCGACCGAAAAGGCGAGGTCCATGCGCAGCAGGCGAGCCGAATCGCGGAAGCGACGGAAGTGGTCCTCGGGCCGGAACACGAACAGCTGGCGCTCGTCCTCGTTCCAGAAGGCACGGACGCCGGCGAAGAGGCCGGTCCCGTAGTGGAGCGCGTGAGTGAGCAGTCCAAAGCGGGCGTCTGCGTAGGGGAGGATCTTCCCATCGAGGAAGGCCCAGGTCGGCAGGGCCGAAGTTGTAGCCAATCCAGTGTCCGGTTTGTTGATCATCGAGCGCCCCCTTGCGATTAGTACTGGCTCCAGGACCAGAATGGGGCCTATCATGGGAGCCAATCAATAGCCAATCAGACCAAAGTGGACTGGGGAGTTCATGGCTACGAGGCGATTCCGGGAGCTTCTGGGCGAGTGGAAGGGGGGAGAGGGCCCCCTCTATCAGCGGCTGGCCGACGCCCTCCGCGAAGCCATGGAGCGCGGAGAGCTGGCCATGGGGACGCGACTTCCGGCCCAGCGACAGCTCGCCGAGATGCTGGGGGTGAGCCGCACCACCGCGGTCCTGGCCTACGACCGCCTGGTCCAGGAAGGCTGGCTCGAGAGCCGCGAGGGCAGCGGGACGACCGTCCGCCGCGGACCAAGCCGAGTGCTCGCGGTTCGCGGAGGCGCGGCCGCGGTGATGGGCTCACGCAACGAAGTCTTCCGTGGATTGGTGGTGCACACCGGAGCCGACATCGAGTTCCACGGCGCGCACTTCGAGGGAATGCCGGAGGTGTTCGAGAGGCTGTGGAACGAGTCGCGGGCCGACCTGTCGGAGCTGCTCCAGGGACATGGCTACGTGCCGCTCGGGCTGCCTTCGCTCCGCGAGGCGATCGCCGCGCACCTCGAGCGCTCGGGACTGCCGACGCGCCCCGATCAGGTCCTGGTCACGAGCGGTGCACAGCAGGCGATCTCGCTTCTCGCCAATCTGATGATCGAGCCCGGCGATCGCGTGGTGCTCGAGGATCCGACGTATCTCGGGGCGATCGATGCGTTCACCGCGTTCGGAGCCCGACTCGAGGGCGTGGCGTCCGGTGCATTCGGCGTCCAGGTCGAAGCGCTGCGCGAAACCGTCGCGCGGGTCGCGCCGCGCGCGGTCTACCTGGTTCCCACCGGGCACAACCCCACGGGTTCGATCCTCCCCGAGTCGGAACGACGCGAAGTGGCACGAATCGCCGAAGGCTCTTCATCGATGTGGATCGAGGACCTGGCGCTCGCCGATCTCACGCTCGAAGGTGAGCCGCCCGCGCCGCTCGCGGCGCTGGCGCAAGGCGCGTTGTGGCTGACCGTCGGCTCGCTGAGCAAGCTCTTCTGGGGAGGGCTTCGCGTGGGTTGGATTCGCGGCCCGGAAGCGGTGATCACCCGCCTCGCCCGCCTCAAGGTGGTGACCGACCTCAGCGGGTCGATCGTTTCGCAAGCGGTGGCGGTCCGTGTGCTCGAACACGCCGGCGAGCTGAGGGAGACTCGCCGTCGGCAGGCGCGCGAGCGGCTCGATCACACATCACGTTTGCTCGCGCGGCATCTGCCGAGCTGGAAATTCCGGCGCCCTGCCGGCGGCCTTTCGCTGTGGCTGCAGATCCCGTTCGGTGACGTCGCCGAGCTGGCCACCCTGGCGCGCCGCCGAGCGGTGGCGATCGTTCCGGGAACGTCCAACTCTCCGACCGGCCGCTTCCACGATCACCTGCGGCTCCCGTTCGTCAGCAACCCCGGTCAGATGGCGGAGGGGATCGAGCGCCTGGCGGCGGCGTGGGAGGAGTACTCCGCCGAGCGGCGGGACGATCGCCGCGCCATGGGCGTCGTGGTGTGACGACCGTGGCTCGCTGACCCACCCCGGGCGCCGACATCCTCCTTGACGGACCCGGAGCTGCCGACTAGTTTGGTCACTCAAACCTGAGTCCCATTGCCCTAAGTGGAGGTTTGATGGCCAAACCCAATGCGGCGCGCAGCGTGCGAGAGCCGTCGGCGAGCACCGAGCACTACCTGCGCGCGATCCTCGAGCTCCGCGAGGAGCGCGGCTACGCGCGGGTCGTGGACATCGCAACTCGCGTGGGCGTGACGAAAGGCAGCGTGTCGCTCGCCCTCGGGCAGCTCGCCGAGCGTGGCCTGGTGAAGTTCGATGCCGCCCGCTTTCCCGTCCTCACGCCGACCGGCCGCCGCGTGGCCGCCGACGTGCGCAGTCGCTACACGATCGTGCTCGCCTTCCTGACCGAGATCATGGGGCTGTCGCCCGAACGGGCCTCCGCCGAGGCCTGCCGCTGGGAACACGTCGTGAGCCACGAGGTCGCGGATCGCCTCCTCGACTTCCTGCGATTCGCGGCCGAGCGCCCGGAGTTCATGGGGGAGCTGGAAACGTTCCACGGCTTCCACCGGCGCTGCAGCGCGGATGCTCGCTGCGCGACGTGCGCGATGCGCGGCCCGGTCGAGTCGTACTGCAGCATCGTCGAACCTCTCGAACTGCCCAAACGCGAGGCGTGAGTCGGTCGCATCCGCAACTCGACCTCTCGCCGAGCTGGCCTGAACCACTTCCAGCGCTCGCCGAATCACCTTGGATCTGAGGAGCCCCAGGAACTCATGACTTGTTCGTGTCGCCGTGCGTGCACTCCGTTACTCACGCTGTGGTTGCTGCTGCTCGTCCAAGCTCCGAAGCTCGCTCACGCGGCAACAGCCGACTCCGACGCCGTTCGCGACTCGATCCTGGACCGCCCGCCGGTTCCCATCCCGGCGATCGAGGTGGTCGCCAAGCGCCAGTACCGCGCGCTCCGCACGACGACGCTCACGAAGACCGACACGCCACTGCGCGACGTTCCGCAGTCCATGAGCGTGATCACCCGCGACCTGATCGCCGACCAGCAGATGTCCAGCCTGGCCGACGTCGTGAGGTACGTCCCTGGTGTGACCATGGGACAGGGCGAGGGCAATCGCGATCAGCCGACGTTCCGTGGAAATGGCGGCAACGGCGACCTGTTCGTGGACGGCGTGCGAGACGACGCCGAGTATCTGCGCGACCTCTACAACCTCGAGCGCGTCGAGGTGCCGCGCGGCTCGAACGCGATGATCTTCGGTCGCGGCGCGGGAGGCGGGCTGATCAACCGCGTGACCAAGGTGGCCGGCTGG
It includes:
- a CDS encoding aminotransferase class IV, translating into MATTSALPTWAFLDGKILPYADARFGLLTHALHYGTGLFAGVRAFWNEDERQLFVFRPEDHFRRFRDSARLLRMDLAFSVDDLTRGVIDLLRKEGLEQDVYIRPIAFYGDESLGVRLHDLTPRVGIAAFPTQFMDRRDGAHVCFSSWRRVSDNSIPPRGKFAGSYVNSALAKTDAVLAGFDETLLLNEAGHVCEGSVENVFIVRRGELV
- a CDS encoding PLP-dependent aminotransferase family protein, coding for MATRRFRELLGEWKGGEGPLYQRLADALREAMERGELAMGTRLPAQRQLAEMLGVSRTTAVLAYDRLVQEGWLESREGSGTTVRRGPSRVLAVRGGAAAVMGSRNEVFRGLVVHTGADIEFHGAHFEGMPEVFERLWNESRADLSELLQGHGYVPLGLPSLREAIAAHLERSGLPTRPDQVLVTSGAQQAISLLANLMIEPGDRVVLEDPTYLGAIDAFTAFGARLEGVASGAFGVQVEALRETVARVAPRAVYLVPTGHNPTGSILPESERREVARIAEGSSSMWIEDLALADLTLEGEPPAPLAALAQGALWLTVGSLSKLFWGGLRVGWIRGPEAVITRLARLKVVTDLSGSIVSQAVAVRVLEHAGELRETRRRQARERLDHTSRLLARHLPSWKFRRPAGGLSLWLQIPFGDVAELATLARRRAVAIVPGTSNSPTGRFHDHLRLPFVSNPGQMAEGIERLAAAWEEYSAERRDDRRAMGVVV
- a CDS encoding metal-dependent transcriptional regulator, with translation MAKPNAARSVREPSASTEHYLRAILELREERGYARVVDIATRVGVTKGSVSLALGQLAERGLVKFDAARFPVLTPTGRRVAADVRSRYTIVLAFLTEIMGLSPERASAEACRWEHVVSHEVADRLLDFLRFAAERPEFMGELETFHGFHRRCSADARCATCAMRGPVESYCSIVEPLELPKREA